One genomic region from Spirulina subsalsa PCC 9445 encodes:
- a CDS encoding HTH domain-containing protein translates to MNKKTRKTLVDITPRLMEFRSLPQKTQEELFPLLGAVAQSALQLIDLLESMGETTYEELAAQLGQNPQTISQKLHALIEGGYPIQLDERTAIAKTGRLRRTAKLL, encoded by the coding sequence ATGAATAAGAAAACTCGCAAGACTTTAGTTGACATTACTCCGCGTTTGATGGAGTTTCGCAGTCTACCTCAAAAGACCCAAGAGGAGTTATTTCCCTTGTTGGGGGCTGTCGCCCAAAGTGCGTTACAACTGATTGATTTGTTGGAGAGTATGGGGGAAACTACCTATGAGGAATTAGCCGCTCAGTTGGGTCAGAATCCCCAAACGATTTCCCAAAAACTCCACGCTTTGATTGAGGGGGGCTATCCCATCCAATTGGATGAGCGGACGGCGATCGCTAAAACGGGCAGACTCCGACGCACCGCTAAGTTATTGTAG
- a CDS encoding DUF262 domain-containing protein translates to MTEEITPDTSDFDLENEDLEKEVNDEGLNEFFDPTQIRIDTRKITIDLILQRIKYNELDLAPDFQRKPGIWTNDAKSRLIESILIRIPLPAFYIDATEDDRWVVIDGLQRLTALKEFILDEEKPLKLTGLQYLTDLKDTTYKELHRKYQRRILETELILSTIEPGTPPAVKYNIFRRINTGGVPLSPQEIRNALNQGKSTELLRRLAKLPEFITVTQLDKSKRKERMVDQEFVLGFLAYYLQGYDKYSQFASRDMFFGETMKQLNQSLTEAESNKIEQDFKRAMQAAYEIFGDNAFRKISRKASRRYPLNQALFEAWSTTLTKLDDAEIQYLIEHKTELLDQFTELIDHNPDFLRSISQASEQVKTRFINIQKLVQNILP, encoded by the coding sequence ATGACTGAAGAAATCACCCCAGACACCAGCGACTTTGACCTAGAAAACGAAGACCTAGAAAAGGAAGTCAATGATGAGGGTCTAAACGAATTTTTTGATCCTACTCAAATTAGAATTGACACTCGCAAAATCACCATTGATTTAATTCTCCAACGGATTAAATACAATGAACTAGACCTTGCACCAGATTTTCAGCGCAAACCTGGAATTTGGACGAATGACGCAAAAAGTAGACTGATTGAATCCATCCTCATTCGGATTCCTTTACCTGCCTTTTATATTGATGCCACAGAGGATGATCGGTGGGTTGTGATTGATGGACTACAACGATTAACTGCTCTCAAAGAGTTTATTTTAGACGAAGAAAAGCCCTTAAAATTAACCGGATTACAATATTTAACAGACCTAAAAGATACAACTTATAAAGAACTGCATCGTAAATATCAACGACGCATTCTAGAAACGGAATTGATTCTATCAACGATTGAACCAGGGACTCCACCTGCTGTAAAATATAATATTTTCCGACGAATTAACACAGGTGGCGTTCCTCTCTCTCCCCAAGAAATTCGCAACGCCCTAAACCAAGGCAAATCAACAGAACTTTTGCGTCGTTTAGCCAAACTTCCAGAATTTATTACAGTCACCCAGCTAGATAAATCTAAGAGAAAAGAACGCATGGTTGATCAAGAATTTGTTCTCGGTTTTTTGGCTTATTATCTACAGGGTTATGACAAATATAGCCAATTTGCCAGTCGAGATATGTTTTTCGGTGAAACCATGAAGCAGCTTAATCAAAGTTTGACTGAAGCAGAAAGTAACAAGATTGAGCAAGACTTTAAACGAGCAATGCAAGCTGCCTATGAGATTTTTGGCGATAATGCGTTTCGCAAAATTTCCCGTAAAGCCTCAAGACGCTATCCACTCAATCAGGCATTGTTTGAAGCGTGGTCTACAACCTTAACTAAATTAGATGATGCTGAAATACAATATCTGATTGAGCATAAAACAGAGTTACTTGATCAATTTACCGAGCTTATTGATCATAATCCTGATTTTTTGCGCTCTATTTCTCAAGCCAGTGAGCAGGTTAAAACTCGCTTTATCAATATACAAAAATTAGTTCAAAATATCTTACCATGA
- a CDS encoding peptidoglycan D,D-transpeptidase FtsI family protein: MAGSKVTVLRPKTKPSPPSSLPEQSPTSRPGRPKKQGKGGGVGRHRKTGRLLWSRLFLVWGALLAGSAALAFNLYQLQIVQGDKFMEKAQQQQMVYMRPYVPRRPIVDRHGNVLATDRLVYKLFAHPKLFKIPPEEIAARLAPILERDSGRLLEAFQRRASGIPIAHRLPEERADQVAALGLDGLELIRQYSRLYPQQELAAEIVGYVDVDHKGQSGLEFTQQDLLERNVRTLRLNRAGNGALMPDHIPEGFMNFDDQRLQLTLDMRLQRVARSILKQQIANYQAKRGAVIVMDVHDGSILALVCEPTFDPNEYSKYNINLFRNWTVTDLYEPGSTFKPINIAIALDKGVIDENAILADPGRVQIERWEIRNHDFERRGGRGRLNLSQTLIYSSNVAMVNLVRKMRVQDYYEALQNLKMNQRMGIELPGESAGQLKSPQQFFASPVEAATSSFGQGFSLTPLKLVQLHAALANGGKLVTPHVVNAMIDGEGNVIKRLPTPKTERIFSQETTEIVMRKMEDTINSSAGATVQIPNYRIGGKSGTAQKASPAGGYYSDLKIVSFIASLPVEDPKYVVLAVLDEPKGDNAFGSTVAGPVVRSVTEALIAIEGIPPSQ, translated from the coding sequence ATGGCCGGATCCAAAGTCACTGTTTTGCGCCCCAAAACCAAACCCTCCCCACCGTCTTCTTTGCCTGAACAGTCGCCCACAAGCCGCCCCGGACGGCCGAAAAAACAAGGGAAAGGGGGTGGGGTGGGTCGTCATCGTAAAACAGGCCGTTTACTTTGGAGTCGCCTGTTTCTGGTGTGGGGTGCATTGTTGGCCGGGAGTGCGGCCTTAGCTTTTAATCTCTATCAGTTGCAGATTGTGCAGGGCGATAAATTTATGGAAAAAGCCCAGCAGCAACAGATGGTCTATATGCGCCCCTATGTGCCGCGACGACCTATTGTAGACCGTCATGGGAATGTATTGGCAACTGACCGTTTAGTTTATAAGTTGTTCGCCCATCCTAAGTTGTTTAAAATCCCCCCGGAAGAGATTGCCGCTCGTTTGGCCCCTATTTTGGAACGGGACTCAGGGCGGTTATTAGAGGCTTTCCAACGGCGAGCCAGTGGGATTCCGATTGCTCATCGTTTGCCGGAAGAACGGGCGGATCAAGTGGCGGCTTTGGGTTTGGATGGTTTGGAGTTAATTCGGCAGTATTCCCGTTTATACCCCCAGCAGGAATTGGCGGCGGAGATTGTGGGGTATGTGGATGTTGACCATAAGGGACAGTCTGGGCTGGAATTTACCCAGCAGGATCTATTAGAACGAAATGTGCGCACCCTGCGGTTGAATCGGGCGGGGAATGGGGCGTTGATGCCGGATCATATCCCGGAAGGGTTTATGAATTTTGATGATCAACGGTTGCAGTTAACTCTTGATATGCGCTTGCAACGGGTGGCGCGTTCGATTTTGAAACAACAGATTGCCAACTATCAGGCCAAGCGGGGGGCGGTGATTGTGATGGATGTCCATGATGGCTCTATCTTGGCCCTGGTTTGTGAACCCACTTTTGATCCGAATGAGTATTCAAAATACAATATCAATCTGTTTAGAAATTGGACGGTTACGGATTTGTATGAACCGGGATCGACGTTTAAGCCGATTAATATTGCGATCGCCCTCGACAAAGGGGTAATCGACGAAAACGCTATTCTGGCAGATCCCGGCCGGGTTCAAATTGAGCGCTGGGAAATCCGGAATCATGACTTTGAACGACGGGGAGGCCGGGGACGACTTAATTTAAGTCAAACCTTGATCTATTCCAGTAATGTGGCAATGGTGAACCTTGTTCGTAAAATGAGAGTTCAAGATTATTATGAAGCACTGCAAAACCTCAAAATGAATCAAAGGATGGGTATTGAGTTACCCGGAGAATCAGCCGGACAACTGAAAAGCCCGCAACAGTTTTTTGCTTCTCCTGTGGAGGCCGCTACTAGCTCTTTTGGTCAAGGTTTTTCTCTCACGCCCCTAAAATTAGTACAACTCCATGCGGCTTTAGCCAATGGTGGGAAGTTAGTCACTCCCCATGTGGTCAATGCCATGATTGATGGGGAAGGGAATGTGATTAAGCGCCTGCCAACTCCCAAAACTGAGCGCATTTTCTCCCAAGAAACTACGGAAATTGTGATGCGCAAGATGGAGGACACGATTAATTCCTCTGCGGGGGCGACGGTACAAATTCCCAATTATCGTATCGGGGGTAAATCGGGAACGGCTCAGAAGGCGAGTCCGGCCGGGGGATATTATAGTGATCTCAAAATTGTTAGCTTCATTGCTTCTTTGCCTGTAGAAGACCCTAAGTATGTTGTTTTGGCGGTATTGGATGAACCCAAGGGAGATAATGCTTTTGGGTCTACGGTGGCCGGTCCGGTGGTCCGTTCTGTAACGGAGGCGTTAATTGCCATTGAAGGCATTCCCCCGAGTCAGTGA
- a CDS encoding glutathione S-transferase family protein, giving the protein MLLLQFSTSHYCRKVRLALGYKKIAFAVENLTPGAHWLRVKPLTGLSTVPVLLPQQAGEPEAIADSTAIFHYLEQICPEPSWQCGDRTLQTQVDLLEDWLDESIGTATRFVYYHFRAGAGKNIDPSLSSQMVIQVVRWQYGITEAAVKQAQLRLEQGMVILSQWQDQPYLVGHQLTLADLTAAALLSPLALIPEYRQSYPWLFSRIEEIHHHCGEPLPPGL; this is encoded by the coding sequence ATGCTCCTGCTCCAGTTTAGTACGTCTCATTATTGTCGCAAAGTCCGTTTAGCTTTGGGGTATAAAAAAATTGCCTTTGCGGTGGAAAACTTGACTCCGGGGGCGCATTGGCTACGGGTTAAGCCTTTGACGGGACTGAGTACGGTTCCGGTTTTATTGCCCCAACAAGCCGGAGAACCGGAGGCGATCGCAGACTCTACCGCTATTTTTCATTATCTAGAGCAAATTTGTCCAGAACCTTCTTGGCAATGTGGCGATCGCACCCTACAAACTCAAGTCGATTTACTAGAAGACTGGCTCGATGAAAGCATTGGCACCGCCACCCGTTTCGTTTACTATCATTTTCGCGCCGGAGCCGGAAAAAACATTGATCCCTCCCTCTCCAGTCAGATGGTGATTCAGGTCGTGCGCTGGCAATATGGCATCACCGAAGCCGCCGTTAAACAGGCTCAATTACGTTTAGAACAAGGGATGGTGATTTTAAGTCAATGGCAAGATCAGCCTTATCTCGTCGGCCATCAATTAACCCTAGCTGATTTAACCGCCGCCGCCCTCTTGAGTCCCTTAGCCTTAATCCCAGAATATCGTCAGTCTTACCCCTGGTTATTCAGCCGCATTGAGGAGATTCATCACCACTGCGGAGAACCCCTACCCCCCGGTCTATAA
- a CDS encoding NAD(P)H-dependent glycerol-3-phosphate dehydrogenase, with the protein MPSAGSAPQVNQNVAPVSQPIHLSTIGAGAWGTALAHVAQRSGHQVRLWSRRSAKTLGEVIEGADVILSAVSMKGVRSIVEQLQSLSIPKEVIFVTATKGLDPLTQKTPSQIWQEAFPDHPVVVLSGPNLSKEIMQDLPAATVVASQNVVAAETVQVLFSCDTFRVYVNTDPLGTELGGTLKNVMAIASGVCDGLKLGTNAKAALLTRALPEMIRVGTHLGADPETFFGLSGLGDLLATCDSPLSRNYQVGYGLAQDRTLEDILEHLEGTAEGVNTTNVLIQLAKQEDIAVPISNQVYRLINGKITPQQAVQALMARDLKAEFEDLDF; encoded by the coding sequence ATGCCATCGGCCGGATCCGCGCCACAAGTCAATCAGAATGTCGCCCCTGTCTCCCAACCCATCCACCTCAGCACCATTGGGGCGGGCGCTTGGGGTACGGCTTTAGCCCATGTTGCTCAACGCAGTGGTCATCAGGTTCGCCTCTGGTCCCGTCGCAGTGCGAAAACCCTTGGGGAGGTGATAGAAGGGGCTGATGTGATTCTCTCGGCTGTTTCCATGAAAGGGGTGCGGAGTATCGTTGAACAACTGCAAAGCCTCTCCATCCCCAAAGAGGTGATTTTTGTCACGGCCACCAAAGGACTAGATCCCCTCACTCAAAAAACCCCCTCTCAGATTTGGCAAGAAGCTTTTCCGGATCATCCTGTGGTGGTGTTATCGGGGCCGAATCTCTCTAAAGAAATTATGCAAGACCTCCCGGCCGCGACAGTCGTCGCCAGCCAGAATGTGGTAGCGGCCGAAACGGTACAAGTGCTATTTTCCTGTGACACCTTTCGGGTTTATGTGAATACAGATCCCTTGGGAACCGAGTTAGGCGGCACCCTGAAAAATGTCATGGCGATCGCATCGGGAGTGTGTGATGGCTTAAAACTCGGCACCAACGCCAAGGCCGCCCTACTCACTCGCGCCCTCCCTGAAATGATTCGCGTCGGAACCCACCTCGGAGCCGACCCAGAAACTTTTTTTGGTCTATCCGGTTTGGGCGACTTATTAGCCACCTGTGACAGTCCCCTTTCCCGCAACTATCAAGTAGGCTATGGTCTTGCCCAAGACCGCACCCTAGAGGATATACTAGAACACCTCGAAGGCACCGCCGAAGGGGTGAACACGACGAATGTTTTAATCCAACTGGCGAAACAAGAAGATATAGCTGTCCCTATTTCTAATCAGGTGTATCGCCTCATCAACGGGAAAATTACCCCCCAACAAGCCGTACAAGCACTGATGGCACGGGATCTTAAAGCTGAATTTGAGGATCTCGACTTTTGA
- the moaA gene encoding GTP 3',8-cyclase MoaA, with product MNLIDYLRISLIDRCNFRCQYCMPEGAELDYILQPDLLTAEEILALLQGVFIPLGFRKFRLTGGEPLLRPGVVDLVEAIAHLPETHDLALTTNGFLLPEMAQDLYDAGLRRLNISLDSLNSANFDKIIGNGGKSRWKRVWAGIQKAYEVGFSPLKLNVVVIPGVNEGEVLDLAALSCDRPWHIRFIEFMPIGNPELFGERAWIPSEELRQQIRAQWGLEASQVQGNGPADVFRIPGAQGTVGFISQMSECFCDRCNRMRLSADGWLRPCLLNETGQLNLKTALRDGVSWTVLQEQVRALILIKPEINFKLRDSGTEDGSYHRTMSQIGG from the coding sequence ATGAATTTAATTGATTATCTACGCATTAGTTTAATTGACCGTTGCAATTTTCGCTGTCAATACTGTATGCCAGAAGGGGCGGAGTTAGATTATATTCTTCAGCCGGATCTCCTGACGGCGGAGGAGATTTTAGCCTTGTTACAAGGGGTGTTTATTCCTTTGGGATTTCGCAAATTTCGCCTGACGGGGGGGGAACCGTTGCTGCGGCCGGGGGTGGTGGATTTGGTGGAGGCGATCGCACATTTGCCGGAAACCCACGATCTCGCCCTGACGACTAACGGTTTCCTCTTACCGGAAATGGCGCAAGACCTCTACGACGCGGGGCTGCGACGGTTGAATATTAGCCTAGATTCCCTCAATTCAGCCAATTTTGATAAAATCATCGGCAACGGGGGCAAAAGTCGCTGGAAACGGGTCTGGGCGGGCATACAGAAAGCCTATGAGGTGGGGTTCAGCCCTTTAAAGCTCAATGTGGTGGTGATTCCGGGGGTGAATGAGGGGGAGGTGTTGGATTTAGCGGCTTTAAGTTGCGATCGCCCCTGGCATATCCGGTTTATTGAATTTATGCCCATTGGCAATCCAGAATTATTCGGCGAACGGGCTTGGATTCCCTCGGAGGAATTACGGCAACAGATTCGCGCTCAATGGGGGCTAGAAGCCAGTCAAGTGCAGGGAAATGGTCCGGCCGATGTGTTCCGCATTCCGGGCGCACAGGGGACTGTGGGGTTTATTAGTCAGATGTCGGAATGTTTTTGCGATCGCTGTAATCGAATGCGCTTATCCGCCGATGGTTGGTTACGACCTTGTTTATTAAACGAAACCGGACAATTAAACTTAAAAACCGCTCTACGAGATGGGGTAAGTTGGACGGTTTTACAGGAGCAAGTGCGGGCATTGATTCTCATTAAACCCGAGATTAATTTCAAGTTGCGGGATTCGGGAACCGAAGATGGGAGCTATCACCGCACCATGTCCCAAATTGGGGGCTGA
- a CDS encoding AAA family ATPase: MIKQLTLKNFKCFEQQAFDFKNLTLLSGLNSSGKSSIIHSLLLLRQSYQQNLLPHQGLALNGELVRIGTAQDALFEGATEDLISLELALNNGIVANWTFNYNKAVDVLELNAPVLDSKIYDYSLFDDSFQYLQAERIGSRTYLEISDFQVRQHKQLGSQGEYTAYFLSVYRSEKIASPVLKHPAQESLLLINQVEAWLGEISPGTRINVQASSQLDLVSLKYFYGLSNPYRATNVGFGISYTLPIIVAILSAQPGSLILLENPEAHLHPKGQAKMGELLALDASCGIQIVVETHSDHVLNGLRLAVYHGKLSPDDVQLHYLERFERRGESKTKVISPHIDKQGRIDEWPDGFFDEWDKSLEALLTPLGED; encoded by the coding sequence ATGATTAAACAATTGACTTTGAAAAACTTTAAATGTTTTGAGCAGCAAGCCTTTGATTTTAAAAACTTAACCCTACTTTCGGGATTGAACAGTAGTGGAAAATCCTCGATTATCCATTCTCTTTTATTACTGCGTCAATCTTACCAACAGAATCTTTTACCCCATCAAGGTTTAGCCCTCAACGGAGAACTGGTTAGAATTGGTACAGCACAAGATGCACTTTTTGAAGGGGCAACAGAGGATCTAATTAGCCTAGAACTTGCCTTAAACAATGGCATTGTAGCCAACTGGACGTTTAACTACAATAAAGCCGTCGATGTATTAGAACTCAATGCTCCTGTTCTGGATAGCAAGATTTATGATTATAGCCTATTTGATGATAGTTTCCAATACCTTCAAGCTGAAAGAATAGGTTCTCGAACGTATCTAGAAATCTCAGATTTTCAAGTAAGACAGCATAAACAATTAGGGAGTCAAGGAGAATACACGGCTTATTTTTTATCTGTTTATCGCTCCGAAAAAATCGCCTCACCTGTCTTAAAACATCCGGCTCAAGAATCACTATTGCTTATTAACCAAGTAGAAGCTTGGCTAGGGGAAATTAGCCCCGGTACAAGGATTAATGTTCAAGCCAGTTCCCAACTTGATTTAGTCAGCTTAAAATATTTCTATGGACTGAGTAATCCTTATCGTGCCACTAATGTAGGATTTGGGATTAGCTATACATTACCGATTATTGTGGCGATTCTGTCTGCACAACCCGGTAGTTTGATTTTATTAGAAAATCCAGAGGCTCATCTACATCCTAAAGGACAAGCGAAGATGGGAGAATTGCTGGCACTAGACGCTAGTTGTGGGATTCAAATTGTCGTAGAAACCCATAGTGATCATGTTTTGAATGGTCTTCGTTTAGCCGTTTATCATGGTAAACTCAGCCCTGATGATGTGCAGCTTCATTATTTAGAACGTTTTGAAAGGCGGGGAGAATCGAAAACAAAAGTCATTTCACCCCATATAGATAAACAGGGGAGAATTGATGAATGGCCTGATGGTTTTTTTGATGAGTGGGATAAGAGTTTAGAGGCTTTGTTAACCCCTTTAGGAGAAGATTAG
- a CDS encoding protein kinase family protein, whose protein sequence is MGQLLNQRYQFIQSLGSEAMGQTVLVGDTQQSGYPRCVVKQLRLPSQPTKAVEVSLAIFEKKAEALKALGNHPQIPKIVDYFSENQSFYLVEEFITGRSLSQDIIPGHPFSEERVVELLVEVLEVLTFIHNREIIHRGIKPSNLIHRQSDDHIVITGFGIFREISTQILRSQGEEMDKPPHATTVYIPPEQAIGKAQFNSDLYALGMIGIQSLTGYSAEDLTQFDPAAEKKPEEGSWETNLKIHPRLLAILKKMVHPDYQQRYQSATDVLVDLQQWETAQGALVSNGHQEEGVNGSVPVITATSVAVKESEKKESERESVVHKNGASALPTPPLPTPSHPVQTSSDTTPEASWTPRFPLKWVGVALLGVGVLVGLFVALGVPQRVLRGQSLQQAREQVLKGDYQGAIATYNRVIDQHPDSAEAHYQRAMVHRTLGQNQRAIDDLTTAIQLGGKLDEAYYQRGNLRYLIGDRPGAIADYNAALEQNPNMAKVYVNRGLVHADQGNEPQALADYNQAIALDPTLAAAYLNRCLTRSNLDDHEGAILDCNQAINLRPTHPLAYQNRGLVYRRTGDLLGALKDYNIAIELDPDDPDPYYNRGLVRRDLGDQRGAIADFTTALELNPDHVVAYYDRGMVYLTLGEREKAIADFQDSAQRCLDVGRLGCYEDAKYQLEQLGSPTP, encoded by the coding sequence ATGGGGCAACTCCTCAATCAACGGTATCAATTTATTCAATCCCTTGGCTCCGAAGCTATGGGACAAACGGTTTTAGTGGGTGATACGCAACAATCGGGTTATCCTCGGTGTGTGGTGAAACAATTGCGCTTACCGAGTCAGCCTACTAAAGCCGTAGAAGTGAGTTTAGCAATTTTTGAGAAAAAGGCAGAAGCCCTCAAAGCATTGGGGAATCATCCTCAAATTCCCAAAATCGTGGACTATTTTTCTGAAAATCAGAGTTTTTATCTGGTGGAGGAGTTTATTACTGGGCGATCGCTTAGTCAAGATATTATACCCGGTCATCCCTTCTCAGAAGAACGAGTGGTGGAATTGCTGGTTGAGGTGTTAGAAGTCTTAACTTTTATTCACAATCGAGAAATTATTCATCGGGGCATTAAACCCTCTAACTTGATTCATCGTCAGTCTGATGATCATATTGTGATTACAGGGTTTGGCATTTTTCGCGAAATTAGCACCCAAATCCTCCGCAGTCAGGGGGAAGAAATGGACAAACCCCCCCATGCTACGACGGTCTATATCCCCCCAGAACAAGCCATCGGGAAAGCCCAGTTTAATAGTGATCTCTACGCCCTAGGCATGATTGGGATTCAATCCCTCACGGGCTATTCTGCCGAAGATTTAACCCAGTTTGACCCGGCGGCCGAAAAAAAACCCGAAGAGGGCAGTTGGGAAACGAACCTCAAAATCCATCCCCGCTTACTGGCAATTTTGAAAAAAATGGTGCATCCTGACTACCAGCAACGGTATCAAAGCGCAACGGATGTATTAGTCGATTTGCAACAGTGGGAAACCGCACAAGGGGCGCTAGTGTCGAATGGGCATCAGGAGGAGGGGGTAAATGGTTCTGTTCCAGTGATAACAGCTACTTCAGTCGCCGTGAAGGAGTCAGAGAAGAAGGAATCAGAGAGGGAATCGGTAGTCCATAAAAATGGGGCCTCTGCCTTGCCAACCCCCCCCCTTCCTACGCCGAGCCATCCAGTTCAAACGTCTTCTGATACGACCCCAGAAGCCTCCTGGACCCCCAGGTTCCCCCTGAAATGGGTGGGAGTTGCTCTGTTGGGAGTTGGGGTCTTGGTGGGCTTATTCGTGGCCTTGGGAGTGCCGCAACGGGTCTTACGGGGTCAGTCCTTACAACAAGCCCGAGAACAAGTATTAAAGGGAGATTATCAAGGGGCGATCGCCACTTATAACCGAGTGATTGACCAACATCCTGATTCGGCAGAAGCTCACTATCAAAGGGCGATGGTGCATCGCACCCTTGGACAAAATCAACGAGCCATTGATGATTTAACGACGGCGATTCAGTTAGGGGGAAAACTAGATGAAGCCTATTATCAACGGGGGAATTTACGATATTTAATCGGCGATCGCCCCGGTGCCATTGCAGACTATAATGCCGCCTTAGAACAGAATCCCAATATGGCGAAAGTCTATGTGAATCGGGGGCTAGTTCATGCCGATCAGGGCAACGAACCCCAAGCCCTAGCCGACTATAATCAAGCTATTGCCTTAGATCCTACCTTGGCCGCCGCCTATTTAAATCGTTGCCTCACCCGGTCTAATTTAGATGACCACGAAGGGGCGATTTTAGACTGTAATCAAGCGATTAATCTCCGACCAACCCATCCCCTCGCCTATCAAAATCGAGGCCTAGTCTATCGCCGCACGGGAGATTTATTAGGGGCGCTGAAGGATTATAACATTGCTATTGAGTTAGATCCCGATGACCCCGATCCCTACTATAACCGGGGACTGGTACGACGGGATTTAGGGGATCAACGGGGTGCGATCGCCGACTTTACCACCGCCCTAGAGTTAAACCCCGATCATGTCGTGGCCTACTATGACCGGGGTATGGTATACCTGACCCTAGGAGAGCGAGAAAAGGCGATCGCCGACTTTCAAGATTCAGCCCAGCGTTGTCTAGATGTGGGGCGTTTAGGATGTTATGAAGATGCCAAATACCAACTAGAGCAATTAGGCAGTCCCACGCCCTAG